One region of Spiroplasma endosymbiont of Asaphidion curtum genomic DNA includes:
- the rpsC gene encoding 30S ribosomal protein S3: MGQKASPHGLRLGINKDWDSRWYAKDKDYANWLHSDIKIRKVILKKWKNAAIAKIEIERTKENVTVFIHSSRPGVILGQEGSNIENIIKAIRQAIGLTTKSKLDIKINVVDIKVPDLDAQLVAENMAQQIVNRASFRTIQKLAIRKAMKAGAKGIKTLVSGRLGGVDMARSEGYSEGSVPLATLRSDIDYAKTSALTTYGLIGIKVWIYKGEILPEKKNSVKEAK, from the coding sequence ATGGGGCAAAAGGCAAGTCCACATGGATTACGACTTGGTATTAATAAAGACTGAGACTCAAGATGATATGCTAAAGATAAAGATTATGCTAATTGATTACATTCTGATATTAAAATTCGTAAAGTAATTTTAAAAAAATGAAAAAATGCAGCAATTGCTAAAATTGAAATTGAACGCACGAAAGAAAATGTTACGGTGTTCATTCATTCTTCGCGTCCTGGTGTTATCTTAGGACAAGAAGGTTCAAATATTGAAAATATTATTAAAGCTATTCGACAAGCGATTGGTTTGACAACTAAAAGTAAATTAGATATTAAGATTAATGTTGTTGATATTAAAGTTCCTGATTTGGATGCGCAACTTGTTGCTGAAAATATGGCTCAACAAATTGTTAATCGGGCATCGTTTAGAACGATACAAAAATTAGCAATTCGTAAAGCAATGAAAGCTGGGGCGAAGGGAATTAAAACTTTAGTATCGGGAAGACTTGGCGGTGTTGATATGGCTCGTAGTGAGGGTTATTCTGAAGGAAGTGTTCCCTTGGCAACTTTGCGAAGTGATATTGATTATGCTAAAACCTCAGCGTTAACAACTTATGGTTTAATTGGAATTAAGGTTTGAATTTATAAGGGTGAAATTTTACCAGAAAAGAAAAATTCTGTTAAGGAGGCGAAGTAA
- the rplP gene encoding 50S ribosomal protein L16: protein MLMPKRTKYRRPHRVFYEGKATRGTKVSFGEYGLQAVGKLVMPKRSIVVNTDQVQKKPELQGLWITSKQIEAARIAATRYMKRGGKVWINIFPQMAKTKKPLEVRMGSGKGSPEEFVAVVKKGRIMFEVAGVTEEVAREALRLAMHKLPIRCKIVKRGEE, encoded by the coding sequence ATGTTAATGCCAAAACGAACTAAATATCGCCGTCCGCATCGTGTTTTTTATGAAGGTAAAGCAACAAGAGGAACTAAGGTTTCGTTTGGTGAATATGGATTACAAGCAGTTGGCAAATTAGTTATGCCTAAAAGAAGTATTGTTGTCAATACTGATCAAGTACAAAAAAAACCTGAATTACAAGGTCTTTGAATTACTTCAAAACAAATTGAAGCAGCAAGAATTGCAGCGACAAGATATATGAAACGAGGGGGAAAAGTTTGAATTAACATTTTTCCTCAGATGGCGAAAACTAAAAAGCCACTTGAAGTCCGAATGGGTTCTGGAAAAGGGTCTCCTGAAGAGTTTGTTGCTGTTGTTAAAAAAGGACGAATTATGTTTGAAGTTGCTGGTGTTACTGAAGAAGTAGCAAGAGAAGCATTAAGATTGGCAATGCATAAATTGCCAATCAGATGTAAAATCGTTAAACGAGGTGAAGAATAA
- the rpmC gene encoding 50S ribosomal protein L29, which produces MAKKIFKDKSIHDLQHRAEELKAELFALRFQSATGQLEKPHRIKELRREVARILTHLQMRKAEDKVVKPLNQQKVVISKTLQEEIEQKTKIVEEKAKLKLKEKKLVVEKQDNVVTEQIELENQKLMAKEIKKIKDVVAPVIKEKKASTKLTSNDSKEVSVKMAKVTKSKAATITPKTKTDEKRGDNDGKK; this is translated from the coding sequence ATGGCAAAGAAAATATTTAAAGATAAAAGCATTCATGATTTACAACATCGTGCTGAAGAATTAAAAGCAGAATTGTTTGCCTTAAGATTTCAATCAGCAACCGGACAATTAGAAAAGCCCCATCGAATTAAAGAATTGCGAAGAGAAGTTGCTAGAATATTAACTCATTTACAAATGAGAAAAGCTGAAGATAAAGTTGTTAAACCATTGAATCAACAAAAAGTTGTTATTTCTAAAACATTACAAGAAGAAATTGAACAAAAAACTAAAATTGTTGAGGAGAAAGCAAAACTTAAACTTAAAGAAAAGAAATTAGTTGTTGAAAAGCAAGATAATGTTGTTACTGAACAAATTGAACTGGAAAATCAAAAATTAATGGCGAAAGAAATTAAAAAAATTAAAGATGTTGTAGCACCAGTTATTAAAGAAAAGAAAGCTTCTACGAAGTTAACAAGTAACGATAGTAAAGAAGTTAGTGTTAAAATGGCAAAAGTTACTAAATCTAAAGCAGCAACAATAACCCCCAAAACAAAAACTGATGAAAAGCGAGGCGATAATGATGGAAAGAAATAA
- the rpsQ gene encoding 30S ribosomal protein S17 — MMERNNRKVYTGVVVSSKMEKTITVLVETYKKVPIYKKRVKYSKKFKAHDQDNSSQEGDRVLIMETRPLSATKRFRLVKIVEKAIIL, encoded by the coding sequence ATGATGGAAAGAAATAACCGTAAGGTTTATACTGGTGTTGTTGTTTCTAGTAAAATGGAGAAGACAATTACTGTTTTAGTAGAAACATATAAAAAAGTTCCGATATATAAAAAACGCGTTAAATATTCAAAAAAGTTTAAAGCTCATGATCAAGACAATTCTTCTCAAGAGGGTGATCGCGTTTTGATTATGGAAACAAGACCATTATCAGCAACTAAACGCTTTCGTTTAGTAAAAATTGTTGAAAAAGCAATTATTTTATAG
- the rplN gene encoding 50S ribosomal protein L14, translated as MIQTESQLRVADNTGAKIILVIRNLGGSVRKFTSVGDVIVCSVKQTTPGGTVKKGQVVKAVIVRTRKAVRRSDGTYIKFSENAAVLIKDDKMPRGTRIFGPIAREVKEAGFNKIASLATEVI; from the coding sequence ATGATTCAAACTGAGTCTCAATTAAGGGTCGCTGATAATACAGGAGCAAAAATAATTTTAGTAATTCGAAACTTAGGTGGTTCGGTGCGTAAATTTACAAGTGTTGGTGATGTTATTGTTTGTTCAGTTAAACAAACAACACCAGGGGGAACTGTTAAAAAGGGACAAGTTGTTAAAGCTGTTATTGTTCGTACTAGAAAAGCTGTCCGTAGAAGTGATGGTACATATATTAAGTTTTCGGAAAATGCGGCTGTTCTTATTAAAGATGATAAAATGCCAAGAGGAACAAGAATTTTTGGCCCGATTGCTAGAGAAGTAAAAGAAGCGGGATTTAATAAAATTGCTTCTTTAGCAACTGAGGTGATATAA
- the rplX gene encoding 50S ribosomal protein L24 — protein sequence MIKIKIKKGDQVVVIVGKHRGFKGPVTNILKKKLRVEIEGITVKKNQKPSQNDEGGIKEIPASIHLSNVALLDSKDKTKTTKIGYEIKDGKKYRIARKTKTRI from the coding sequence ATGATAAAAATAAAAATTAAAAAAGGTGACCAAGTAGTAGTTATTGTTGGTAAACACCGTGGTTTTAAAGGACCAGTTACTAATATTTTAAAGAAAAAACTTCGTGTGGAAATTGAAGGCATTACAGTTAAAAAAAACCAAAAGCCAAGTCAAAATGATGAAGGGGGAATTAAAGAAATTCCTGCCAGCATTCATCTTTCCAATGTTGCTTTACTAGATAGTAAAGATAAAACTAAAACAACTAAAATTGGTTATGAGATTAAAGATGGTAAAAAATATCGGATTGCTCGTAAAACCAAGACAAGAATTTAA
- the rplE gene encoding 50S ribosomal protein L5 encodes MNYLQKQYQDEIIQAMMQEYNFTSTMQVSKIIKVVVNVGIGDAVSNSKYIEIVMRELYLITGQKPVITRAKKSIASFKLREGMPIGCKVTLRGTKMYDFLYKLFNINLPRVRDFRGLNKAGFDKHGNYTLGIKEQLIFPEIDYDKVVKTRGMSITIVISSNNQNESFSLLKKMDAPFKK; translated from the coding sequence ATGAATTATTTACAAAAACAATATCAAGATGAAATCATTCAGGCAATGATGCAAGAATATAATTTTACTTCTACAATGCAAGTTTCTAAAATTATCAAAGTAGTTGTTAATGTTGGTATTGGTGATGCTGTTAGTAATAGTAAATATATTGAAATAGTAATGCGAGAATTGTACTTAATTACAGGACAAAAACCAGTAATAACTAGAGCAAAAAAATCAATTGCTAGTTTTAAGTTACGAGAAGGAATGCCAATTGGGTGTAAAGTAACTTTACGGGGTACTAAAATGTATGATTTTCTTTATAAGTTATTTAATATTAATTTACCTCGGGTTCGTGATTTTCGTGGTCTAAATAAAGCAGGTTTTGATAAACACGGTAACTATACATTAGGAATTAAAGAACAATTGATTTTTCCTGAAATTGATTACGACAAAGTTGTAAAAACTAGAGGAATGAGTATTACTATTGTAATATCTAGTAATAATCAAAATGAATCATTTTCTTTACTAAAAAAAATGGATGCGCCTTTTAAGAAATAG
- a CDS encoding type Z 30S ribosomal protein S14 produces MAKKSLKVKQLKTPKFAVQAYTRCQNCGRPRSVLKKFQLCHICIREFGNKGQIPGLKKASW; encoded by the coding sequence ATGGCAAAAAAATCACTAAAAGTAAAACAATTAAAAACTCCTAAGTTTGCAGTTCAAGCATACACTCGTTGTCAAAATTGTGGCCGACCAAGGTCAGTATTAAAAAAGTTTCAATTATGTCACATATGTATTCGTGAATTTGGCAATAAAGGGCAAATCCCTGGGCTTAAGAAAGCTTCATGATAG
- the rpsH gene encoding 30S ribosomal protein S8 gives MMTDPISDMLIRIRNANQRQFKKVSIPTSNIKLQIAQILKEEGYITDFKINEKPKDGTHSKIDILLKYKASQKVIWGLKRISKPGLRVYVKNSEIPKVLNGLGIAIISTSLGIMTDAKARENRLGGEVLAFVW, from the coding sequence ATGATGACAGATCCAATTAGCGATATGCTAATAAGAATTCGCAATGCTAACCAACGACAATTTAAAAAGGTAAGCATTCCGACTTCTAATATAAAATTACAGATTGCCCAAATTTTAAAAGAAGAAGGGTATATCACCGATTTTAAAATTAATGAGAAACCTAAAGATGGAACTCATAGTAAAATTGATATTTTATTGAAATATAAAGCAAGCCAAAAGGTAATTTGAGGTTTAAAGAGAATATCTAAACCAGGTCTTAGAGTATATGTTAAAAATAGTGAGATTCCAAAGGTTTTAAATGGTTTAGGAATTGCAATTATTTCGACATCGCTTGGGATTATGACTGATGCAAAAGCAAGAGAAAATCGTTTAGGCGGCGAAGTTCTTGCCTTTGTTTGATAG
- the rplF gene encoding 50S ribosomal protein L6 codes for MSRIGNRILSVQDGVEINVAKNNIITIKGPKGTLNKQLPQKITIIVENQTIKTIRPNEKKHTKQLHGTTNSLLEGMLTGVTTGFSKRLLINGVGYRANIQGDKLNLSLGFSHPIQYTIPEGITVVCPKPTELIVSGISKELVGQVAADIRAFRPIEPYKGKGIQYDNEYIIRKEGKSAGK; via the coding sequence ATGTCAAGAATTGGTAATCGCATTCTTTCTGTACAAGATGGCGTTGAAATAAATGTTGCAAAAAATAATATCATAACTATTAAGGGACCTAAAGGAACACTCAATAAACAATTACCACAAAAAATTACTATTATTGTTGAAAACCAAACGATTAAAACTATAAGACCGAATGAAAAAAAGCATACTAAGCAATTACATGGAACTACTAATTCATTGTTAGAAGGAATGTTAACAGGGGTTACTACTGGTTTTAGTAAAAGATTATTAATTAATGGGGTGGGATATCGTGCTAATATTCAGGGTGATAAACTAAATTTAAGTTTAGGGTTTTCACATCCGATTCAATATACTATCCCTGAAGGAATAACAGTTGTTTGTCCTAAACCAACAGAACTTATTGTTTCAGGAATTAGTAAAGAATTAGTTGGACAAGTAGCAGCCGATATTCGTGCTTTTCGGCCAATAGAGCCGTACAAAGGCAAAGGAATTCAATATGATAATGAATACATTATTCGCAAGGAAGGGAAATCAGCAGGTAAATAG
- the rplR gene encoding 50S ribosomal protein L18, producing MKSNRYEARKIRHFRIRKKINGSESRPRLNVFRSNRNLYAQIIDDNQHQTLVSYSTLQMASKGNLNKASAALLGEMLAKKALENNITTVVFDRGGHLYHGKIAAFAEAAREHGLKF from the coding sequence ATGAAATCAAATCGCTATGAAGCAAGAAAAATTAGACATTTTCGTATTCGTAAAAAAATAAATGGCTCTGAATCAAGGCCCCGACTTAATGTATTTCGTTCTAATAGGAATCTTTATGCACAAATTATTGATGATAACCAGCACCAAACACTAGTTTCTTATTCAACTTTGCAAATGGCAAGTAAGGGTAATTTAAATAAAGCTAGTGCTGCCCTTTTGGGAGAAATGTTAGCAAAGAAAGCTTTAGAAAACAATATTACCACTGTTGTCTTTGATCGTGGTGGGCATTTGTATCACGGGAAAATTGCTGCTTTTGCGGAGGCTGCAAGAGAACATGGATTGAAATTTTAG
- the rpsE gene encoding 30S ribosomal protein S5 — MQEKKDQQNLTTSPTKPNFANRGNDGERNKKRWTKKSNANFQKPVEEFEEKVVKVRRVTKVTKGGRHFRFSVVVIVGNHKGKVGFATGKANEVPDAIKKAAKAAKKNTFMIPMVGVTVPHDVIGHYGAGRVLIKPARKGTGIIAGGPVRTLIEVSGVQDIYAKSLGSNTSLIMIRAAMDGLKQMRTKEQVYSLREIKEKVSEKSLAREQ, encoded by the coding sequence ATGCAAGAAAAAAAAGATCAACAAAATTTAACGACATCACCAACTAAACCTAATTTTGCTAATCGAGGTAATGATGGTGAACGAAATAAAAAACGATGAACTAAAAAGTCAAATGCTAATTTTCAAAAACCAGTTGAAGAGTTTGAAGAAAAGGTCGTTAAAGTAAGAAGAGTAACTAAAGTAACTAAAGGGGGGCGGCATTTTCGTTTCTCAGTAGTAGTTATTGTTGGTAACCATAAGGGAAAAGTTGGTTTTGCTACTGGTAAGGCTAATGAAGTACCAGATGCTATTAAAAAAGCAGCAAAAGCTGCTAAGAAAAATACTTTTATGATTCCAATGGTGGGGGTTACTGTTCCTCATGATGTTATTGGTCATTATGGTGCGGGACGAGTATTAATTAAACCTGCTAGAAAAGGTACAGGAATTATTGCTGGTGGTCCAGTTCGGACTTTAATTGAAGTATCTGGTGTTCAAGATATTTATGCTAAGTCATTAGGTTCTAATACTTCACTTATTATGATTAGAGCAGCAATGGATGGTTTAAAACAAATGCGAACTAAAGAACAAGTTTATAGTTTACGAGAAATTAAAGAAAAAGTTAGTGAAAAATCACTAGCAAGGGAACAATAA
- the rplO gene encoding 50S ribosomal protein L15 produces the protein MKLHELKYTKKSRKDKKRLGRGTSSGHGKTSGKGHKGQNARSGGGVRPGFEGGQTPLFRRIPKIGFTNFTKKRYEIVNLSALEQLDVTEITPQVLKNKKLINSEKSLVKILANGKISKALVVKAHKFSKVAKDAIEKANGKTEVI, from the coding sequence ATGAAATTACATGAACTTAAATATACTAAAAAATCTCGTAAAGATAAAAAGCGCCTTGGAAGAGGAACATCTTCAGGGCATGGAAAAACTTCTGGTAAAGGTCATAAAGGTCAAAATGCTAGAAGTGGTGGTGGTGTTCGTCCTGGATTTGAAGGCGGACAAACTCCTTTATTTCGTAGAATCCCTAAAATCGGTTTTACCAATTTTACAAAGAAACGATATGAAATTGTTAACTTAAGTGCTTTAGAACAATTAGATGTAACTGAAATTACACCACAAGTTTTAAAAAATAAAAAATTAATTAATAGTGAAAAATCATTAGTAAAAATTCTTGCTAATGGTAAAATTAGTAAAGCATTAGTTGTTAAAGCCCATAAGTTTTCAAAAGTGGCTAAAGATGCTATTGAGAAAGCTAATGGTAAAACCGAGGTGATTTAA
- the secY gene encoding preprotein translocase subunit SecY: MVITTIKKFYRNNKDILLKLAFTLLVLFIIRLGALITVPGVNINKSLNESNKDSREFFNLIAMLGGGSIDRFSLFALGLSPYITASIIVQLLSTDLVPALSRWAKLGEKGKRKLDSLTKWLTLPFGIMQGFATIMTLAQQKIISLKWQEADAGNVATSAVFYYILVPTLLLGGTFLILWLADQITIRGIGNGVSLVIFAGIASSLPFNIAKTFQFWVGSQSEAIVVFSGFLKFLLYMVGFLLVILMVVFFAESERRIPIQQTGSGLALKNEKAPYLPLKINSAGVIPVIFASAIITAPLTIAQIVKANNPEGTGFTNFTEAYLALDSWSGMSIFVILIILFTFLYSQVQINPEQMAENFQKNGTFIPGIQPGKETEKYIKSTLNRLSSVGGSVFLAFVAVLPTLISKLTNLPPMLAIGGTGVIIMVGVAIEVIRQVQGYLTQQSYIQFKRDENQSKNIW, encoded by the coding sequence ATAGTGATAACAACCATTAAAAAATTTTATCGTAATAATAAAGATATTTTATTAAAATTAGCTTTTACATTATTGGTTTTATTTATTATTCGTTTAGGAGCATTAATTACTGTTCCAGGTGTTAATATAAATAAAAGTCTTAATGAATCTAATAAGGATTCAAGAGAATTTTTTAATTTAATTGCAATGTTAGGTGGGGGCTCTATTGATCGATTTTCACTTTTCGCTTTAGGGTTATCACCATATATTACTGCTTCTATTATTGTCCAATTATTATCTACTGATTTAGTTCCAGCATTATCTCGTTGAGCCAAATTAGGAGAAAAAGGGAAACGAAAATTAGATTCATTAACTAAATGATTAACACTGCCGTTTGGGATTATGCAAGGTTTTGCAACAATTATGACCTTAGCACAACAAAAAATTATTAGTCTTAAATGGCAAGAAGCAGATGCTGGAAATGTTGCCACATCAGCAGTGTTTTATTATATTTTGGTACCAACACTGCTTTTAGGAGGGACATTCTTAATTCTTTGACTAGCTGATCAAATTACGATTCGTGGAATTGGTAATGGTGTTTCTTTAGTTATTTTTGCTGGAATTGCTTCTAGTTTACCATTTAATATTGCTAAAACTTTTCAATTTTGAGTTGGTAGTCAAAGTGAAGCAATAGTTGTTTTTAGTGGTTTTTTAAAGTTTTTACTCTATATGGTTGGGTTTCTTTTAGTAATTTTAATGGTTGTATTCTTTGCTGAATCAGAAAGAAGAATCCCGATTCAACAGACGGGGAGTGGGTTAGCTTTAAAAAATGAAAAAGCACCGTATTTGCCGTTAAAAATTAATTCGGCTGGTGTCATCCCTGTGATTTTTGCTTCAGCAATTATAACAGCACCTTTAACAATTGCTCAAATTGTTAAAGCTAATAATCCCGAAGGGACAGGGTTTACTAATTTTACAGAGGCTTATTTAGCATTAGATTCATGATCAGGAATGAGCATTTTTGTGATTTTAATTATTCTTTTTACTTTCTTATATTCACAAGTACAAATTAATCCTGAACAAATGGCAGAGAATTTTCAAAAGAATGGCACATTTATTCCTGGAATTCAACCAGGAAAAGAAACGGAGAAATATATTAAATCAACTTTAAATCGTTTAAGTAGTGTAGGGGGGAGTGTCTTTTTAGCTTTTGTTGCCGTGTTACCAACATTAATTTCTAAATTAACAAATTTACCGCCAATGTTAGCAATTGGTGGTACAGGAGTTATTATTATGGTTGGTGTTGCGATTGAAGTTATTCGTCAGGTTCAAGGGTATTTGACCCAGCAATCTTATATTCAATTTAAAAGAGATGAAAATCAAAGTAAAAATATATGATAA
- a CDS encoding adenylate kinase, which yields MVFKMNLIFLGAPGSGKGTQSQKLCNVYRLIHLSTGDIIRQAIRNNSSWGLKTKEYLDAGKLVPDEQVINFVQETIDNLTEDFILDGFPRTVKQAHALQEILEKKEQQIDFVIYLEADLEHLIDRITNRLVCPTCNRTYNKLINKPKIEMQCDEDGATLIQRDDDTKEKAKIRIQTYLNETLQLVEYYQEENLLHVVDANQSSKLVFNGIKSILDSV from the coding sequence GTGGTATTTAAAATGAATTTAATCTTTTTAGGAGCGCCTGGAAGTGGTAAAGGAACCCAGTCACAAAAGTTGTGTAATGTATACCGTTTAATACATTTATCAACAGGAGATATTATTCGCCAAGCGATAAGAAATAATTCATCATGGGGATTAAAAACTAAAGAATATTTAGATGCAGGAAAATTAGTACCCGATGAACAAGTAATTAATTTTGTACAAGAAACCATTGATAATTTAACTGAAGACTTTATTCTTGATGGTTTTCCAAGAACGGTTAAACAAGCTCACGCATTGCAAGAGATTTTAGAAAAAAAAGAACAACAAATTGATTTTGTTATTTATTTGGAAGCTGACTTAGAACATTTAATTGATCGGATTACCAATCGCTTAGTTTGTCCAACTTGTAATCGAACATATAACAAATTAATTAATAAACCTAAAATTGAGATGCAATGTGATGAAGATGGTGCAACATTGATTCAACGGGATGATGATACGAAGGAAAAAGCTAAAATTAGAATTCAAACTTATTTGAATGAGACTTTACAATTAGTAGAGTATTATCAAGAAGAAAACTTATTACATGTTGTTGATGCTAATCAGTCAAGTAAATTAGTATTTAATGGTATTAAAAGTATTTTAGATAGTGTGTAA
- the map gene encoding type I methionyl aminopeptidase codes for MVTVKNELEIKTMRAAGKVVAKMLAEVKKAIIPGIKKRDLDIIAARVLKENNAKTAFKGYYGFPNHICVSINNELIHGIANNQIIKTGDLVSIDAGAVVDGFFADAAITIGVGQIKAEYQKLIIVTEEALNKAIAIIAPGVRIGTIGATIQQFVEQQGYHLPKNYTGHGIGKQLHEDPYIPNYGKYDYGLKLVAGMTICLEPMVQIGTDQTRVLNDNWTVVSLDGTYSAHFEHTILVTANGYEVLTANTHLMEEGN; via the coding sequence ATGGTTACTGTTAAAAATGAGTTGGAAATTAAAACAATGCGTGCTGCGGGGAAAGTAGTTGCTAAAATGTTAGCTGAAGTTAAAAAGGCAATTATTCCCGGAATAAAAAAACGCGACCTTGATATAATAGCAGCAAGAGTGTTAAAAGAAAATAATGCTAAAACAGCTTTTAAAGGTTATTATGGTTTTCCTAATCATATTTGTGTTTCTATTAATAATGAATTAATTCATGGGATTGCTAATAATCAAATTATTAAGACAGGTGATTTAGTATCAATTGATGCTGGTGCTGTTGTTGATGGATTCTTTGCGGATGCGGCAATTACTATTGGTGTCGGTCAAATTAAAGCAGAATATCAAAAGTTAATTATTGTAACGGAAGAAGCCTTAAATAAGGCAATAGCAATTATTGCTCCGGGTGTTAGAATTGGTACTATTGGGGCAACAATTCAACAATTTGTTGAACAACAAGGGTATCATTTGCCAAAAAATTATACGGGTCATGGGATTGGTAAACAATTACATGAAGACCCATATATTCCTAATTATGGTAAATATGACTATGGTTTAAAATTAGTGGCAGGAATGACAATTTGTCTTGAACCAATGGTACAAATTGGTACTGATCAAACTAGAGTTTTAAATGATAATTGAACAGTTGTGTCTCTTGATGGTACATATTCAGCTCATTTTGAACATACAATTCTAGTAACCGCAAATGGATATGAAGTTTTAACTGCCAATACACACTTAATGGAAGAAGGGAATTAA
- the infA gene encoding translation initiation factor IF-1: MTTKEKETKNIIEVEGIVIECLPNTEFKVKLENNAVILAHVSGKIRMNFIRILPGDKVIIELSPYDLKRGRITYRHK; this comes from the coding sequence ATGACCACCAAAGAAAAAGAAACTAAAAATATTATTGAAGTGGAAGGGATTGTTATTGAATGTTTACCTAATACTGAGTTTAAGGTAAAGTTAGAAAACAATGCGGTTATTTTAGCTCACGTTTCTGGTAAAATTCGCATGAATTTCATTAGAATTTTACCAGGTGATAAAGTAATTATTGAACTTTCTCCGTATGATTTAAAACGTGGGCGGATTACTTATCGTCATAAGTAA
- the rpmJ gene encoding 50S ribosomal protein L36 has protein sequence MKVRSSVKKICDKCQIINRKKCVRVICKTPKHKQRQG, from the coding sequence ATGAAAGTAAGATCATCAGTTAAAAAGATTTGTGATAAATGTCAAATAATTAATAGAAAAAAATGTGTGCGAGTAATTTGTAAAACTCCAAAGCACAAACAAAGACAAGGTTAA
- the rpsM gene encoding 30S ribosomal protein S13: MARIAGVEIPNDKRVVVALTYVYGIGLSSAQRILKQCSIDKNIRVKQLTEEQLTNIRAEISKDYKVEGELRRETQLNIKRLMEIGSYRGIRHRKGLPLRGQSTRQNGRTAKGPRKTVANKKK; this comes from the coding sequence ATGGCAAGAATTGCAGGAGTAGAAATCCCTAATGATAAAAGAGTTGTTGTTGCTTTAACATATGTTTATGGGATTGGTTTATCCAGTGCTCAAAGGATTTTAAAACAATGTAGTATTGATAAAAATATTCGTGTTAAACAATTAACAGAAGAACAATTAACAAATATTAGAGCAGAAATATCCAAAGATTATAAAGTTGAAGGTGAGTTACGACGCGAAACCCAACTAAATATTAAACGATTAATGGAAATTGGTTCTTATCGTGGTATTCGTCATCGTAAAGGTTTACCACTTCGTGGTCAATCTACTAGACAAAATGGAAGAACAGCAAAAGGACCGAGAAAAACAGTTGCTAATAAGAAAAAATAG
- the rpsK gene encoding 30S ribosomal protein S11, whose translation MAKVKKVAKKKQKKNILKGITHVHVTFNNTIVTMTDEVGNVIAWCAAGAIGFKGTKKSTPYAAQMVAEQVAKASIEHGMRTIEVQCKGPGPGRDAAVRSLQAAGLEITSIKDVTPIPHNGCRPPKRPRG comes from the coding sequence ATGGCAAAAGTAAAAAAAGTTGCAAAGAAAAAACAAAAAAAGAATATTTTAAAAGGAATCACCCATGTTCATGTAACATTTAACAATACAATTGTAACAATGACTGATGAAGTAGGAAATGTTATTGCTTGATGTGCGGCTGGTGCAATTGGTTTTAAAGGAACAAAGAAATCAACCCCTTATGCTGCACAAATGGTAGCAGAACAAGTTGCTAAGGCATCAATAGAACATGGAATGAGAACGATTGAAGTTCAGTGTAAAGGACCTGGCCCAGGAAGAGATGCTGCTGTTAGAAGCTTACAAGCAGCTGGTCTGGAAATTACAAGTATTAAAGATGTAACACCAATTCCTCATAATGGGTGTCGCCCGCCTAAAAGGCCAAGAGGTTAA